The Bactrocera dorsalis isolate Fly_Bdor chromosome 2, ASM2337382v1, whole genome shotgun sequence region tttttttgatatgctttgcaaatcttaaatttttcttaaatcatactttttttctcattaaaaaaaaaatcgccgcAAAAATAAGTAACAAAACCATCCAGCGTCTGGTTTATATCTTCTCGAAGACATTTTGTCCTGGTTGTtacaagaaataaaattatgcaaaattttaatgtGCGCACACGTACTGTCAATACATGTACGCAACACTAATTATTGTGCTCTTCCCCTTTGTTTGGCGGCAACAGCCTTAgaactgaaaatttttgatattctagttgttgttgttgttatagcggccgaattctgccgagttgacagtccttggccgggtAAAAATCCGGgaccgttccggttacgtagacccgactgtcgtgggaacggtttGATAATCTAGTCAATCCCATTGGGACAGAATTGAAAACCGTAATACTAAAAAAAAGTCGAAGTTTGTCAGTACTTTAACcgaatttttttgactttttgagTTGAAAATCATAATGCTGATTTTCAAACTCATAATAGGGGTCTAAATTTCTCTTTGTATACCTTTCTAATGAAAATTGATCATTGTTGTTATCTAACTCGTCAGTGGGActattaataagaaatatatatatattttatttttatgtttgaaaattcaaatttttaaatgcgcagttttcaaaaaagtttttgtaaaaaatacgaCCTTTGACTTATTAGCACcattattattttgaacacaactgtacaaactttcgctcaaatttattaattagatAACACAAAATTTGGCTGAAATTTCGGAATAAGATTCACAATAATAACCATAACTCACAGAGTAAGcgattttttcggcaaaaagttAGCCATAGATATTGGGATTCAAACGTTATAGCctgatttgaataatttttagaatttagtTGACACATCTTAAAGGTACCGTTgcacactggtcgatttcataggcaaaaaaaaaaatatataaatatttaccattgtttctatcaaagctatttcttaaaacaccaataaaactaacggtaaatacatttttgctctatCCTGGGCTGCGAAAAGCGAGAGAAGTGAGACAATAGAAACACGCGGACTATGCagtgaaaatagcttaaaaattgTCTCTTCTAATAAATTAAgttgcaatataaaatcgtgTTTAATCCCCATAAATCGAAATGAATATTGAGAATAAAGGTATATGCTATACAACAAAGTGGTTTTTATGCaataatatgttgttttattattttaaaacagttGTTTTATAAGTGCCCTTTTGAGTGGTATGGttttctttatacatcgatttaaggtatacaaaaagttgtgatccctGTCTCACCCTCAAATTaatcaagtttgtttatatcagttaattttttctaagtctatgcttttgatttcagctgcaactttttgcaactttctttgatattcatgttattctaccaggcatgcgatttttttgtgttattttttataatttttttttatctacgtgtatatatattcttgcatattttattttttttttcatcatacatatatatatatatatatttgagctttggttttcattttatcattttctcacttttatcaaatgtttattttaaacgTACTTTTATTTAGGCACATCATATCGGTGTAAACTTTCACgcctatatataatattacatttttgaattttcgtgTTTAGAAGATGTGTGAAGTAATAACATTTATAaccgaagcaaatttaataaagctccagtatctacttattagaagcttcgttaacaaaaaaattgatattaactttttaccctgctatgataacattttaaaggaaaaacagttATCCTGAGCAAATAAAGGTGTCAGAATCTGATATtgaagttgaaataaaaaaattattggaccaTATTGCGTCACAAATGTAATTAAGGAACGGAATGAGTCCTCGAATTACCTATTATCAATAGGAATATGTGGCTTTGATGGCAATTCTGGTCAGAGCGAATATGAGcaggattttgaaaatattagtttgaaagacaataatttatttttcgcgACATATGTCCCTGTATAACTGATAATAAAAACGCAAAATGATGAATAgcacaaacaaatttggaaaaactgcAGATCATCGTCCACCCGCTATTGCCGTCCTGTTCGAATTCAATTCGAAAAATTCATTAGATTTGCGCTAGATCCTGCACAGGAATTAACTTCAAATTATTCCTGGTGTTATCTTCCTCCATCACTCATAACATCGCTCCCGATGTTATTCAAAATGCACTAGTTTCAATTGGAGAGCTCTGGTGATGGAGTCGACTCCATCATACACGAAAGAACTAACGGATCGCTACAAATCAGGACTTACTAAACCGATTGCTTTTGAGCTCAGAACCTTTTTTTACCAGTCAAAGAATACtatcatgcaaaagtaaatcaattttattaaaatcagtttttgatttagttGAATAATATTCACTGTGCGTTGGTGCAAATTTCAGTTAAAACAGGTGTGAGTGTTCTTTAGGTATAGGATGCCAGCTAAAAATACGTTGTGGCCCCCTATAGTCCTATTTCGTCACTGACCTCTACGACCTGCGTTGGAGAAAAGGGACAGGGAGTTTTTACGTGGATAGTTTGGGGCTGAGGGGTGGGAAAATATAAATCTGATTAAGACGTTTGGATACAATCTTTTGTAATTATGTTTTTAGCCGATAGTTACATATTTTATGCATAGTTACCTTCTAAATTCATTACGATATCCACTGTCGATGTATCGTTTGCATCcattagttttctttttttattaggaATTTGGCTTTCATTCACTATAGGATCTGCAGACTTTTTCGTATCAATATCATCAAAGGACATTTTCATTTCCACAGGTCCACTTGAAATTACTTCTAAtacttcttcatttttaacaatACATTTGTTGAGAATTTCCATCTCCATCGCATCGAAATTATCAACATCAAATTCGCGAGCATCAGAGTGAACTATGGCAGCACTAACATGGACATCATCTCTTTGCTCTGTTTCAGGAGGTTGagtacaatatttaattttaccacTATTCCAATCATTAAGCACACTGCGTGCAGCTGCAACAACGTCTGGCACaccttttcttaaaaatttacctataaTTGGTAATATACCATATTtacgtaaataaatatatttatttatagtcatTTCAACTTACCCATTCGTGAAGcctttttagcaaaaaattcttcaaaactaTCATACTCAGAAATATCATAGAGCTTACAAAAGTATTGTTTACTGGCGCGCTTTAAAACACTCTCAGCAACTGTAAAAGGATCTTTAATGTCACCAACACGTTGAACATTCTTTAAAACGGCTACCTCAGAACTCCCTTTTGCAGGATTTGTAAAAACAATACCTGGGCAATCAATAAGTTTTATCTTTGAATCAAGTTCAACTTCCTGCATGACTCTAAATAAACgggaaaataattcgaatttttttattaaaatgcaattatttaaaCTTACTTTGTAACACCCGGAGTGCAACCAACAGAGCATGTTTTGCCGCGAGTCAAGGAATTTATTATAGAACTTTTTCCAACGTTTGGTATTCCTACAACACCCACGCGTATTGAGGTTTTAATGCCTTTATTGCGACAATAATTTGCAAGCATCGACATTAGTAATTCAGCTCCCACACACACAGATCCTTGCATAGCCTTATCTGTTTTAGTTTGCTTTAATTTCCGTCGACCCAATTTAGATATTTGATCTTGTGTTGAGGCTTTAAAAGCAGTAACCGGACCAAATCGCCGAAAATATCCAATCCAATTATTGAGATTTTCACGTGGCACCAAATCAGCTTTGTTTAATATTAACACTAGACGCTTATTACCCGATAAAGAGCGTACAGCTCGTTCGACCTCATTGCATCGAGTTCCCAGAGGATCGCGTGCATCTACCACTTCTAAAACGACGTCAGCATTTTGAATTACTTTTTTGAATTCCTTGAAGTATTGCTTAAGGGACTGTTCCTTGCTTATAGCTGGACTATACTCCTTctgtttaaaatacatattgaatttttaagcttacttttttacttttgaatttATACGCAAACGCCTAAAGGCTGAAAAACATGCACATGAAATCTTAACCATGATTCGAAACTTTTTACTGGCATACTGAGCTTTTGCGACAAAATACTTAAATGCAGGATTACGCAGGATTGTCCTGTTGATATCAAAGAGATAGCAGAGGTTTTCAAAATCTATAATGTATAAGCTCAACTAATTCGTTTAATGtttaacatttaatattttaataaaccgtaaataataattatttttgataaaaaaaatatttttattatatatgatcaaattgaaagatgAATTTCGTCCAtctcatctccttcaaagtaatcccctccggCTGCagtacacttatgccaacgaatttttgAGTCATcttagcacttggaaaaatcttttatatcctcaattgagtcaaaacggtgtccgcAAGTGCTCATGTGAATtcgctgaatagccagaagttacacgaaggtaaataaggcgaatgcggtggttgcggcacaatattagttgaaaatgtggcaaaatgatcacgaataaccaatacAGTAGGAGATGGTGCATTAATGACTTcattgttcaataaattcagacataataaaaatcgaagaattcacttttagagcctcacaaaacagcccgtatctcaaatactaatgactATTTTGACGTGAAACTTAGCATaaatgtcactaacagtactaccaacttacagaaaaataacacgcgaaatataaattaaaaattcaccttacAATTTCATCACATAGTTAAATATTAttcttgagaaaaaaatatttttattacaaatattacttatgaaaacaaaaagaaaattttattataaatattatttttgaaaaaaaaaaaacatattttttatgttatgttttttttcctcaaaaataaatacataaaaatatgttttttttctcaataataaatacataaaaatatttttagctgcGATTTGAAATAGCATCCcccgatttcagggttaaaatgggtatgtatgGATTaatgatgagcgatatttcactaccggtgattttttcactgtgattgaaaaatcgcaaatcgcaactgcgatcactttttataaatagcagttcgcttctatgaactgcgattgcgatcgcagttcgaaactgtgatcgcagttcgaaccagtgattgcgatcgcagtttgaaactgtgatcgcagttcgaaccagtgaattgtaatcgcagttcgaacctgtgattt contains the following coding sequences:
- the LOC105223080 gene encoding guanine nucleotide-binding protein-like 3 homolog isoform X1; this translates as MALKRLKTKKSKRLSGRLKHKIEKKVREHNRKIRRETKRNPKTGSKKQKLIQIPNICPFKEDILKEVAESKKRVEEDKMRRRETFKHQKKENKFKSLEDLVLDATTRNEVHTSTQVDNVIGEKEYSPAISKEQSLKQYFKEFKKVIQNADVVLEVVDARDPLGTRCNEVERAVRSLSGNKRLVLILNKADLVPRENLNNWIGYFRRFGPVTAFKASTQDQISKLGRRKLKQTKTDKAMQGSVCVGAELLMSMLANYCRNKGIKTSIRVGVVGIPNVGKSSIINSLTRGKTCSVGCTPGVTKVMQEVELDSKIKLIDCPGIVFTNPAKGSSEVAVLKNVQRVGDIKDPFTVAESVLKRASKQYFCKLYDISEYDSFEEFFAKKASRMGKFLRKGVPDVVAAARSVLNDWNSGKIKYCTQPPETEQRDDVHVSAAIVHSDAREFDVDNFDAMEMEILNKCIVKNEEVLEVISSGPVEMKMSFDDIDTKKSADPIVNESQIPNKKRKLMDANDTSTVDIVMNLEGNQSLNKNMKDQIKKRKKQNVRNEKKISKLTDVLDGFSLETSIDDKYDFNKDYSIE
- the LOC105223080 gene encoding guanine nucleotide-binding protein-like 3 homolog isoform X2 produces the protein MALKRLKTKKSKRLSGRLKHKIEKKVREHNRKIRRETKRNPKTGSKKQKLIQIPNICPFKEDILKEVAESKKRVEEDKMRRRETFKHQKKENKFKSLEDLVLDATTRNEVHTSTQVDNVIGEKEYSPAISKEQSLKQYFKEFKKVIQNADVVLEVVDARDPLGTRCNEVERAVRSLSGNKRLVLILNKADLVPRENLNNWIGYFRRFGPVTAFKASTQDQISKLGRRKLKQTKTDKAMQGSVCVGAELLMSMLANYCRNKGIKTSIRVGVVGIPNVGKSSIINSLTRGKTCSVGCTPGVTKVMQEVELDSKIKLIDCPGIVFTNPAKGSSEVAVLKNVQRVGDIKDPFTVAESVLKRASKQYFCKLYDISEYDSFEEFFAKKASRMGKFLRKGVPDVVAAARSVLNDWNSGKIKYCTQPPETEQRDDVHVSAAIVHSDAREFDVDNFDAMEMEILNKCIVKNEEVLEVISSGPVEMKMSFDDIDTKKSADPIVNESQIPNKKRKLMDANDTSTVDIVMNLEAPNYPRKNSLSLFSNAGRRGQ